The Verrucomicrobia bacterium CG1_02_43_26 genome includes the window GTTTGGTGTTGGGCCCGCCTACGCCAAGGCTTTGGCGGACACTCTTAGCTCTAGTCTCGCTGCGCTCGAAGAGCTAAGGTGGAATTCGAGTTTTAATCATTACCAGATTGAACACCCGTTGAAATCGCTATACGGTTGTAGGGAACAAGAAGATTGATGAGAGAGAACATAATACAAAGCCGGCAAAACCCATTAGTGAAGCATGTAGTGAAGCTATGGGAAGCCAGAAGCCGTAAAAAGCACGGGCAGTTTCTGCTCGAAGGATGCCGCGAATTACAATGCGCCATAAACAATGCTATTGCTATCGAACAGCTCTTGTATTGCCCGGATCTCTTTAGCTCCGAAGCTTGCCCTCTTTTGGTAGAAAAGGCAAAGAACAGCAATAAAATCACTGCGACAGAAGTCACAAAAGATGTCTTTGAAAAAATGTCTTACCGGGAAGGGCCTGATGGGTTATTAGCCATCGCAAAACAAGAATACAAAGGGTTAGACGCGATTAAATTAAGCGAAAAGCCCCTCCTGTTAGTTGCGGAAGGCATCGAGAAACCCGGCAATTTAGGAGCCCTTATAAGGACAGCGGAAGCCGTTGGCTGCGATGCCTTAATCCTAACCAATAGCGCCATAGACCTCTACAACCCAAACGTGATAAGATCCTCACAAGGGCTAGTATTTTCCTTACCCGTAATAACAACAGAAAATGAAAGCGCAAACCGTTTCCTAACAGAGCATGGCATACAAGCACTCGCAACGACACCGCATTGCGACACACCGTATTGGGAAAAAGACTACAATAAAGCCAGTGCGATCATGATCGGCAGCGAAAAAGACGGCCTGAGTGATTTTTGGTTAAAAAGCGAGCACGCGGAACCCATTACTATTCCGCATTCAGGGCAAGCAGATTCGTTAAACGCCGGGATAGCTGCTGCGGTTGTGCTCTTTGAAGTACAACGGCAAAGAAATTTACGCGCTCACTAAATTTTCTTTAGCATCATCGATACTATTAAAGAAAGTCCAATCCTTGGACTCCTCATAGGACTGACATTGCTCAGCAAGGGCAGGCGTACCCACCATGGCAAACGGCAATGTGAGCTCATTACAAATCTCCATTGCCTGAAGCAAGATCTTTATGGTTTCGACATCAATGTTATTGAGTTCATGGATATCGAATATAGCACGACTTAACCCTGCGTCGACCGCTTCGGAAATTTTAGGCGTCAAATAATGGTTCATCGCACTCACTGCGATCGGCGACATACTTTTTGGAAATCGGATAATGAGCAGACTACCCTCTGTTTTAAAGTATCGAGGAGACGTATCCAGCTTAAGCGATTTAGCAATTTTATTTTCCAGATCCTCGAAATCGATTGGTTTAGCGACGATGGCCGTAAAACCTGTTTGCTGGGCTTGCTGTTGTTCCGCCATAGCTGTTTTAACCGCCAAACCAAATACAGGAACGTACTTTGTTTTGAGATTAGAGCGTAGGATACGAAAAAGATTAAACGCGCCCTCCTCTGGAAGCGCCAAGTTTATAATAATCAAATCCGGAGTCAGACCTTGGCACTTATCTAATGCCTCGCCCGTTGTACTGGCTGAAGTAACCTTCCAAGGGCTTCCCGCAAAGTAATCCTCCATCTGTTTAACAATGACCGGCTTATCATCCACGACAAGAATGTTGCAAACATCATCAATTGTTTTTTGTTTAACCTTTTGGCTATCAGAAAGACGTATATTGACCACGCGACTCACCTTTTCGATCAACACATCCTCCTTAAAAGGCTTTACGATGTAATCCCGAATGCCGATTTTTGCAATTTTAAGCACATTTTCCCGACCTGCTTCTGCAGTGAGCATGATGATGGGAATTGCCTTGAGATTGCTATCCGACTTAATCTTCGTGAGCATTTCCACGCCATCCATAATAGGCATGGTAACATCCAGAAGAATGAGGTCCGGAACCTCCTTACTTGCCGCAGCAAGCCCCTCCACACCGTTAGCAGCCTCTATGATAGTGACATCGTAGTTCACGAAGGCCTTCTTAACGATAATTCGTACGGCCTTGGAATCATCAACTGTGAGAATTTTCAAACGCATGGGTAAAAAGTGTTATTCAACAGGTTTAATTAAAAGGTCTGCCACGTAAGGTTTATTAAAGGCTTCGAACTCGTAGCAACGCCGAATAACAGGACTATTCGGTGGAGATTCGATAGAAAAGTCATTTCCCCGCAAAATAGAAGGGATGGTGAGCCGGCAATTGTAGCCCATGTCACATAATTTATTTTTAAACGTACCCACGATCATGTTGGTGAGCTCTCCGAGAGCATCATTAATGGCATCATGATCATTTCGGTCAACCTCCTCGTAGCTACTCCCTAGGAGGGAAGCTGTTAATTGGATGGAAAGGTTTTCTTCAAGATAAAGGAATACAACCCCATTAATGTTACCGATAAAGCCGACTGAACTAGCAATCAAAGGCTCGGTTGTGTTAATAGGTTTTAACGGGGGCGCTTTGGGCGTGAGCGGAAACGGAATTGCGCGCTTAAAATTAATTTTCGTCATTAACATTGTGGAGAACACCTTTTCAATGGAATCCGTAATCATGTCCTGAATGATCGTATCTGAAAAAGGTATCGTTGTTTCCATAGTTAATTGGGGTTGAGAATACTAAAGAAGGGGTAGTGTATCCGTTATTGGGATTAAGTGTTAAGACACGAGGCTAACATAGTGAATTTCTAAGCCAAAGATCATGAAGACGCAACCACTTTTTCATTAGCCAAGCCATAGGATTTTAATTTTGCGCGCAGCTCCTTTGCTGAGAGATCGAGGATTTCGGCAGCCTGAGTGACATTATTATCCGTGCTTTTAAGAATGGACGCAATGTACTCACGCTCCATCTCCTTCAAAGGAAGTTGTTGGCCTGTCGCGGAAACCTCCTCAGGCATCTCGGAAAAAATTGGAGCCTTAGATTGACCTACCTGCAACGTAAGCCCCAAGCTGTTTGCCTGCACCGGTTTATTGTTTTCCGATAAAATGACAGCGCGTTCGATGGTATTTTGAAGCTCACGCACATTACCCGGCCAAGTGTGGGCTCGGAGAACACTCAAGGCCTCCTTGGTGTAACCCGGAATCGTGAGGTTGTGTTTTTGAGAAAATTTTCCAAGAAACTCATCGGCCAACAACAAGACATCGTCTCCGCGATCTCTCAGCGGAGGAACCTCTATGGGAAAGACATTGAGACGGTAGTATAAGTCCTCACGAAAGCGATCATGCTTGACCTGCTCCAGCAAATTACGATTTGTGGTTGCGATGACCCGCACATCGACATGGATTGTTTGATTACCCCCTACCCGCTCAAACTCACGCTCCTGAAGAACACGCAAAAGTTTAGCCTGAAGGTGTAGCGAGATTTCACTGATCTCGTCTAGCAAAATAGTCCCCTGATTAGCGAGCTCGAACCTACCCTCTCTACGCTGAGACGCGCCTGTAAAAGCCCCCTTTTCGTGCCCAAAGAACTCACTTTCCATTAACGTTTCCGAGATAGCCGCGCAATTAACCTTAATAAAAGGCTGTTTATCGCGGGAACTCAGTCTGTAAAGATCCTGAGCCACAAGCTCTTTTCCGGTGCCATTTTCACCCGTTATCAAAACCGTTGCCTCTGTTGCCGCGACCTTTTTGACCATCTCCTTCAGCCGAACCATGGCCTTACTTTCGCCAATGATGGTACTATCGCTTTGGAGCTCCTTGTTGTAAAATTGGTTTACACGAATGAGACGATTATAATTTTCAGCCTTATCGAGAATGACCTCAATGGCATCCAACGAAAATGGTTTTATGAGATAATCGAACGCCCCCTTGCGCATACACTCGACAGCGGATTCTATCGTGCCAAAACCTGTCATGATAACAACCATAGGGCTATCGGGCACTTGGGAAAGCTCCTCTAACAACTCTCGGCCGTCACCATCGGGAAGGCGCACATCCACAAAAATGAGATCAAAGTTATCTTTGGATAAGTACTTTCTAGCTTGCTCGATGGTAGAAGCGGTTGCGACGGTGTATTTCTTTTTACGCAACTGTTCTTCCAAACTTTTGCGGATAAACAGCTCGTCATCGAGGACTATAATTTTTTCAAAAGCCATATAGGGTAGCAGCTACAGATGGATCAGGAGTATTTGTTTACGCTACCACGAAAATGCAAAATTGACAATGGTTAATAGGAGTTTCTTGCCAAGAGAATGTAAAATTTTTAAAATAAATTTCAAGACCCCCAAAAGGACCTAAAGTAATGAAATTTAGCGCCGATTTGAGAGTTGGGAAAAATAACTGAATGAGACAGGAGAATATTAATGGAGGTCATTGGATCAGTCATCGCAAGACTTGGAAGTAAACGCTTGCCCT containing:
- a CDS encoding response regulator, coding for MRLKILTVDDSKAVRIIVKKAFVNYDVTIIEAANGVEGLAAASKEVPDLILLDVTMPIMDGVEMLTKIKSDSNLKAIPIIMLTAEAGRENVLKIAKIGIRDYIVKPFKEDVLIEKVSRVVNIRLSDSQKVKQKTIDDVCNILVVDDKPVIVKQMEDYFAGSPWKVTSASTTGEALDKCQGLTPDLIIINLALPEEGAFNLFRILRSNLKTKYVPVFGLAVKTAMAEQQQAQQTGFTAIVAKPIDFEDLENKIAKSLKLDTSPRYFKTEGSLLIIRFPKSMSPIAVSAMNHYLTPKISEAVDAGLSRAIFDIHELNNIDVETIKILLQAMEICNELTLPFAMVGTPALAEQCQSYEESKDWTFFNSIDDAKENLVSA
- a CDS encoding sigma-54-dependent Fis family transcriptional regulator, giving the protein MAFEKIIVLDDELFIRKSLEEQLRKKKYTVATASTIEQARKYLSKDNFDLIFVDVRLPDGDGRELLEELSQVPDSPMVVIMTGFGTIESAVECMRKGAFDYLIKPFSLDAIEVILDKAENYNRLIRVNQFYNKELQSDSTIIGESKAMVRLKEMVKKVAATEATVLITGENGTGKELVAQDLYRLSSRDKQPFIKVNCAAISETLMESEFFGHEKGAFTGASQRREGRFELANQGTILLDEISEISLHLQAKLLRVLQEREFERVGGNQTIHVDVRVIATTNRNLLEQVKHDRFREDLYYRLNVFPIEVPPLRDRGDDVLLLADEFLGKFSQKHNLTIPGYTKEALSVLRAHTWPGNVRELQNTIERAVILSENNKPVQANSLGLTLQVGQSKAPIFSEMPEEVSATGQQLPLKEMEREYIASILKSTDNNVTQAAEILDLSAKELRAKLKSYGLANEKVVASS